In one Staphylococcus lutrae genomic region, the following are encoded:
- the rimP gene encoding ribosome maturation factor RimP gives MSKVTEQVETLIQPVLNELHFELVDVEFAKEGREHYLRVAIDKPGGVDLNDCALASERISEVMDEHDPIPQAYYLDVSSPGAERPIKNDKDFQNAVNHSIFVSLYAPIEGDKEWLGHLKEVSDEAITMEVKVKSKTKNITIPRDKIAKARHAVML, from the coding sequence ATGAGTAAAGTAACAGAGCAAGTTGAAACATTAATACAACCTGTCCTTAACGAACTTCACTTTGAATTAGTTGATGTTGAGTTTGCCAAAGAGGGGCGCGAACACTATTTACGCGTTGCCATAGACAAACCAGGTGGCGTAGATTTAAACGATTGCGCACTTGCATCAGAACGAATTAGCGAAGTGATGGATGAACATGACCCAATCCCACAAGCTTATTATTTAGATGTGTCATCGCCGGGTGCAGAACGTCCAATTAAAAATGATAAAGATTTTCAAAATGCAGTAAATCATTCTATTTTTGTGTCGTTATACGCGCCTATTGAAGGTGACAAAGAATGGTTAGGGCATTTAAAAGAAGTATCTGATGAAGCGATAACTATGGAAGTTAAAGTTAAATCAAAGACGAAAAACATCACGATTCCACGTGATAAAATCGCAAAAGCACGTCATGCAGTCATGCTTTAA
- a CDS encoding YlxQ family RNA-binding protein, with the protein MTQQQFLNFLGLAMRAGKVKTGESVILTEVKKQRLKLVLIASDASENTKNNIINKCKSYQTPYRIVSDRHELGDALGKGARVNVGITDQGFAKKLMLMIDE; encoded by the coding sequence ATGACACAACAACAATTTTTGAATTTTTTAGGTTTAGCGATGCGAGCGGGTAAAGTTAAAACAGGTGAATCTGTCATATTAACTGAAGTGAAAAAGCAACGCCTAAAATTGGTGCTTATCGCAAGTGATGCATCTGAAAATACAAAGAACAATATAATTAATAAATGTAAGAGCTATCAAACACCATATCGAATTGTAAGTGACCGTCATGAATTAGGAGATGCACTAGGTAAAGGTGCACGCGTCAATGTGGGGATTACAGATCAAGGGTTTGCAAAAAAGTTGATGTTAATGATAGATGAATAA
- the rseP gene encoding RIP metalloprotease RseP, which yields MLITLIAFIIVFGVLVFVHEFGHMYFAKRAGIMCPEFAIGMGPKIFSFRKNETLYTIRLLPVGGYVRMAGDGMEESPVQPGMHVRIKVNDAGEVTHIILDDQHKFQQIEALEVKKVDLTEGLYIEGVAADDHERHHFNIAEKAYFVQHGSLIQIAPRHRQFTHKKPYQKFLTLFAGPLFNFLLAFALLIGLAYYEGAPVPKIDQVADNSPAAKIGLQHGDIIKAIDGHEINRFADVKKRLSETNGASTSIKIERDGKVINKTFSPKKVEIQTTKTKKETDFQLGFIPMKERSIFEPLIFGIEETVRFGKVIFVAVISMIGSIFTGSFSFDMLNGPVGIYKNVDTVVQTGIINLIRWTAILSVNLGIMNLLPIPALDGGRILFVIYEAIFRKPANKKAETIIIAAGAIFVLIIMVLVTWNDIQRYFL from the coding sequence GTGTTAATCACACTTATTGCATTTATTATCGTCTTTGGTGTCCTCGTATTTGTACATGAGTTTGGTCATATGTATTTTGCGAAACGCGCAGGTATTATGTGTCCAGAGTTTGCGATCGGTATGGGACCCAAAATCTTTAGCTTCCGTAAAAACGAAACGCTTTATACGATTCGATTGTTGCCCGTAGGCGGTTATGTTCGTATGGCTGGTGATGGAATGGAAGAAAGCCCCGTGCAACCGGGGATGCATGTTCGAATTAAAGTGAATGACGCCGGTGAAGTGACACATATTATTTTAGATGATCAACATAAATTCCAACAAATTGAAGCTTTAGAAGTTAAGAAAGTCGATTTAACTGAAGGATTGTACATTGAAGGTGTGGCAGCTGATGATCATGAACGGCATCACTTTAACATTGCTGAAAAAGCTTATTTCGTGCAACATGGTAGTTTAATTCAAATTGCACCACGTCATCGTCAATTTACGCATAAAAAACCTTACCAAAAGTTTTTAACATTATTTGCAGGCCCATTATTTAATTTCTTATTAGCATTCGCATTATTAATTGGTTTGGCTTACTATGAAGGCGCGCCTGTTCCGAAAATTGACCAAGTGGCTGACAATTCACCAGCAGCAAAAATTGGCTTACAACATGGGGATATCATTAAAGCAATCGACGGACATGAAATCAATCGTTTTGCAGATGTCAAAAAACGGCTAAGTGAAACGAATGGTGCGTCGACATCGATTAAAATTGAACGAGACGGAAAAGTCATTAACAAAACTTTTTCACCCAAAAAAGTAGAAATACAAACAACAAAAACGAAAAAAGAGACAGACTTTCAACTTGGATTTATTCCTATGAAGGAGCGTTCAATTTTTGAACCGTTGATATTCGGTATTGAAGAAACCGTACGTTTCGGAAAAGTCATTTTTGTTGCTGTCATTAGTATGATTGGTAGTATTTTTACAGGTTCATTCAGTTTTGATATGCTCAATGGCCCGGTCGGTATTTATAAAAATGTTGATACCGTCGTACAAACAGGGATTATCAATTTAATCAGATGGACGGCGATTCTTAGTGTGAACTTAGGGATTATGAATTTATTGCCAATTCCTGCACTAGATGGTGGACGTATTTTATTCGTCATTTACGAAGCCATTTTTAGAAAACCTGCAAATAAAAAAGCCGAGACGATCATTATTGCTGCGGGTGCAATCTTCGTACTTATCATTATGGTTTTAGTGACTTGGAATGATATTCAACGTTATTTCTTATAA
- the rnpM gene encoding RNase P modulator RnpM, whose protein sequence is MKKRKIPMRKCILSNEMKPKKEMIRVVKNKEGEISADVTGKMPGRGAYVSKDIACIEKAQQAHKLEAYFKASEETLEPVYKEIIRLIYREEIPTK, encoded by the coding sequence ATGAAAAAGAGAAAAATTCCTATGAGAAAATGTATTTTATCTAATGAGATGAAACCTAAAAAAGAGATGATTCGTGTCGTAAAAAATAAAGAAGGCGAAATTTCAGCAGATGTGACTGGGAAAATGCCAGGTCGTGGTGCCTATGTTTCTAAAGATATTGCATGCATTGAAAAAGCACAACAAGCGCACAAGTTAGAGGCATATTTCAAAGCATCAGAGGAAACTTTAGAACCGGTATATAAAGAAATTATTCGCCTTATCTATAGAGAAGAGATACCAACAAAATGA
- a CDS encoding proline--tRNA ligase, whose amino-acid sequence MKQSKMFIPTLRETPAEAEATSHQLLLKAGLIKQNAAGVYSYLPIATRVINKIAAIIREEMERINAVEVVMPVLQQAELWKESGRWDAYGQELMRLHDRHQREFALGPTHEEVVTALVRDELRSYKQLPLTLFQIQTKFRDEKRPRFGLLRGREFMMKDAYSFHTDEASLMETYQDMYSAYQAIFARVGLNVRPVLADSGAIGGNHTHEFQALSKIGEDTIVYSEQSDYAANIEKADVTYYETPSTDEAHQPLEKIETPNIKTVKALAEYLGKSVEEIIKTMVFKVNGELILLLMRGHHEVNEVKLKYYFKTDDVSMASDEEIRNLLGAYPGSLGPITNREVKIYADQFVKSVCNMTIGANEDGYHFINANVGRDFNIDEYGDFRFILEGEPLADGSGPAKFAEGIEVGQVFVLGEKYSESMHATVLNQQGREQNLLMGCYGIGVSRTLSAIIEQHHDDNGIIWPKSVTPFDVHLITVNHKKEAQRDCADQINQTLTSRYDVLYDDRNERAGVKFNDADLIGIPVRIVVGKNAEEGIVEVKRRDNGESEDVHVDALISHLERLNEQIK is encoded by the coding sequence ATGAAACAATCAAAAATGTTTATTCCAACTTTAAGAGAAACGCCCGCAGAAGCTGAGGCAACAAGCCATCAGCTCTTGCTAAAAGCGGGTTTAATTAAGCAAAATGCTGCAGGGGTATACAGTTATTTACCGATTGCAACACGCGTCATCAATAAAATTGCAGCGATTATAAGGGAGGAGATGGAGCGAATCAATGCGGTAGAGGTCGTCATGCCTGTATTGCAACAAGCAGAGCTTTGGAAAGAGTCCGGCCGTTGGGATGCGTATGGACAAGAATTGATGCGTCTACATGATAGACATCAACGTGAATTCGCGTTAGGTCCAACGCATGAAGAGGTCGTCACTGCACTTGTTCGTGATGAATTACGATCATATAAACAACTCCCTTTAACATTGTTCCAAATTCAAACTAAGTTTCGTGATGAAAAAAGACCTCGTTTTGGTTTGTTACGTGGACGTGAATTTATGATGAAAGATGCCTATTCATTCCATACAGATGAGGCATCGTTAATGGAAACGTATCAAGATATGTATAGTGCATATCAAGCGATTTTTGCACGTGTTGGTTTAAATGTGAGACCTGTACTTGCAGATTCAGGTGCCATTGGTGGGAATCACACGCATGAATTCCAAGCACTCAGTAAAATTGGTGAAGATACGATTGTGTATAGTGAACAAAGTGACTATGCCGCAAATATTGAAAAAGCAGATGTCACATATTACGAGACGCCTTCAACAGATGAAGCGCATCAACCATTAGAAAAAATAGAGACACCGAATATTAAAACGGTCAAAGCACTCGCTGAATATTTAGGGAAGTCAGTAGAAGAGATCATTAAAACAATGGTCTTTAAAGTCAATGGCGAGTTGATCCTCTTATTAATGCGTGGGCATCATGAAGTGAATGAAGTTAAATTGAAGTATTATTTTAAAACTGATGACGTTTCAATGGCGAGTGATGAAGAGATCCGCAATTTATTAGGCGCGTATCCGGGTTCATTAGGTCCAATTACAAATAGAGAGGTAAAAATTTATGCAGATCAGTTTGTAAAGTCAGTTTGTAATATGACAATTGGTGCGAATGAAGATGGTTACCATTTTATTAATGCGAATGTTGGACGTGACTTTAATATTGATGAATATGGCGATTTCCGGTTTATCCTAGAAGGTGAACCACTTGCTGATGGTTCAGGACCGGCGAAATTTGCAGAAGGTATAGAAGTTGGACAAGTTTTTGTACTTGGCGAAAAGTATTCTGAGTCGATGCATGCCACAGTACTCAATCAACAGGGACGTGAACAAAATTTATTGATGGGATGTTACGGTATCGGTGTGTCCAGAACATTGAGTGCAATTATCGAGCAACATCATGACGATAACGGCATCATTTGGCCAAAATCAGTGACACCATTTGATGTGCATCTCATTACTGTGAATCATAAAAAAGAGGCGCAACGAGATTGTGCAGATCAAATTAATCAAACATTAACGTCACGCTATGATGTGTTATATGATGACCGAAATGAACGTGCGGGTGTCAAATTTAATGATGCAGATTTAATTGGTATACCTGTCCGTATTGTGGTTGGAAAAAATGCAGAAGAAGGAATAGTGGAAGTCAAACGACGTGACAATGGTGAAAGTGAAGATGTGCATGTCGATGCATTGATTTCTCATCTTGAAAGATTAAATGAACAAATTAAATAA
- the nusA gene encoding transcription termination factor NusA, with protein sequence MESNELLLATEYLEKEKKIPRDVLVDAIEAALITAYKKNYDSARNVRVELNLDSGSFRVISRKEVVEEVFDHREEIDLSTALVKNPAYEIGDIYEEDVTPKDFGRVGAQAAKQAVMQRLRDAEREILYKEFIDKEEDIMTGVIDRVDHRYVYVNLGRTEAVLSEAERSPNETYVPNARIKVYVNKVEQTTKGPQIFVSRSHPGLLKRLFEQEVPEIFEGTVEVKTVAREAGDRSKISVYSDNPDIDAVGACVGAKGARVEAVVAELGGEKIDIVQWSDDPTVFVRNALSPSQVIDVIVNEETQSTTVIVPDYQLSLAIGKRGQNARLAAKLTGWKIDIKSETDAKALGIGEETDVNTERVQEADTAIQDEDILAEEPLNLEDESK encoded by the coding sequence GTGGAAAGTAATGAATTATTATTAGCAACGGAATATTTAGAGAAAGAGAAAAAAATTCCAAGAGACGTATTAGTAGATGCAATTGAAGCCGCATTAATTACAGCATATAAGAAGAATTATGACAGTGCACGTAATGTACGTGTTGAATTGAATTTAGACAGTGGTTCTTTCCGAGTGATTTCACGTAAAGAAGTCGTTGAAGAAGTATTTGACCACCGAGAAGAAATTGATTTGTCGACGGCATTAGTTAAAAATCCTGCTTATGAAATAGGGGATATTTACGAAGAAGACGTGACACCAAAAGATTTTGGTCGTGTTGGTGCACAAGCAGCAAAACAAGCGGTGATGCAGCGTTTACGTGACGCTGAACGTGAAATCTTATATAAAGAATTCATTGATAAAGAAGAAGATATTATGACTGGTGTGATTGACCGAGTGGATCACCGCTATGTTTACGTTAACTTAGGGCGTACGGAAGCCGTATTATCAGAAGCAGAACGTAGTCCGAATGAGACATACGTGCCGAATGCAAGAATTAAAGTTTATGTAAATAAGGTTGAACAAACGACGAAAGGTCCACAAATTTTCGTTTCTCGTAGCCACCCAGGATTGCTCAAACGACTTTTTGAACAAGAAGTGCCTGAAATTTTTGAAGGGACAGTCGAAGTGAAAACAGTCGCGCGTGAAGCAGGCGATCGTTCTAAAATTAGTGTGTATTCAGACAATCCGGATATCGATGCAGTAGGGGCTTGTGTCGGCGCGAAAGGTGCACGTGTTGAAGCCGTTGTTGCAGAACTAGGTGGAGAAAAAATTGATATTGTTCAATGGAGTGACGATCCGACTGTTTTTGTACGCAATGCTTTAAGTCCATCACAAGTGATTGATGTGATTGTGAATGAAGAAACACAGTCTACAACGGTTATCGTTCCAGACTATCAATTGTCTCTTGCAATTGGTAAACGTGGTCAAAATGCACGTCTAGCGGCAAAACTTACAGGATGGAAAATTGATATTAAATCAGAGACTGATGCGAAAGCGTTGGGTATTGGTGAAGAGACGGACGTGAATACAGAGCGTGTACAAGAAGCTGATACAGCAATACAAGATGAAGACATTCTGGCTGAAGAACCATTAAACTTAGAGGATGAAAGTAAATAG
- a CDS encoding PolC-type DNA polymerase III has translation MIDHFEQDFVEQGCLTRVDVSEKSRKWTFHIQLPRLLKYEDYAVFTHAMQETFQHIAQVDWKITVSDVSHQDEHLLKYIGDCIDQTRLSSKVKGQLKQKRIVMSGDVVKILVQNDIEGSHFHKVCNGSLVQAMQRCGFNVQKVIFETDEGRHDDDLASLEAHIQEEDEQSAREATAKIEKMKEQRTQQQDGITVERCQIGKPIQIEQVRPIESIIEEEFKVAIEGVIFDINLKELKSGRHIVELKVTDYTDSLVLKMFTRKNKDDLEHFKSLKEGTWIRAQGRIEEDMFIRDLVMMMTDIEAIKKTPKMDKAKEKRVEFHLHTTMSQMDGVTHIGDYVAQAAQWGHEAIAVTDHNVVQAYPDAHAAAEKHGIKMIYGMEGMLVDDGVPIAYHPTDVALQDATYVVFDVETTGLSNQYDKIIELAAVKLKNGEIIDKFERFSNPHEKLTETIKNLTHISDDMLKDAPEIETVLTEFKAWVGDAIFVAHNASFDMGFIDTGYERLGFGPSTNGVIDTLELSRTINTSYGKHGLSFLAKKYGVELTQHHRAIYDTETTAYIFMKMLAQLKALDVHNHQEINQKLSNEDAYKRARPQHVTIIVQNQTGLKNLFKIVSASLVKYYYRTPRIPRSVLDAHREGLLIGTACDEGEVFTAVMQRDQSEVERIAKYYDYIEIQPPALYQDLLDRELIRDHATLLEIYERILKVGETNQIPVIATGNAHYLHEHDGIARRILIASQPGNPLNRSTLPEAHFRTTDEMLDAFHFLGEARAHQIVVENTRALADRIDQVVPIKDKLYTPNMDGANEEIREMSYRNAKQLYGEDLPQIVIDRLEKELESIIGNGFAVIYLISQRLVKKSLEDGYLVGSRGSVGSSFVATMTEITEVNPLPPHYICPKCKKSEFFNDGSVGSGFDLPDKVCECGTEMIKEGQDIPFETFLGFKGDKVPDIDLNFSGEYQPQAHNYTKVLFGEDYVYRAGTIGTVAEKTAFGFVKGYLNDQGIHKRGAEVDRLVKGCTGVKRTTGQHPGGIIVVPDYMDIFDFTPIQYPADAQNSSWMTTHFDFHSIHDNVLKLDILGHDDPTMIRMLQDLSGIDPKTIPVDDKKTMGIFSSPEALGVTEEEIMSKTGTFGVPEFGTGFVRQMLEDTKPTTFSELVQISGLSHGTDVWLGNAQELVRNGICTLSSCIGCRDDIMVYLMYAGLEPSVAFKIMEAVRKGKGLTEEFEAVMKENNVPDWYMDSCKKIKYMFPKAHAAAYVLMAVRIAYFKVHHPLYYYASYFTVRASDFDLMTMVKDKESIRATVKDMYARHMDLGKKEKDVLTVLEIMNEMAHRGYRMQPVHLEKSQAYEFIIEGDTLIPPFVAVPGLGENVAKRIVEAREEGPFLSKEDLNKKAGVSQKIIEYLDDLGSLPHMPDKAQLSIFDM, from the coding sequence ATGATAGACCATTTTGAACAGGACTTTGTTGAACAGGGGTGTTTGACACGTGTAGATGTATCAGAAAAATCGCGAAAATGGACGTTTCATATTCAATTGCCACGATTATTGAAGTATGAAGACTATGCTGTTTTTACACATGCTATGCAAGAAACATTCCAACATATTGCACAAGTGGATTGGAAAATTACAGTGAGTGATGTGTCGCATCAAGACGAACATTTGTTGAAGTATATCGGAGATTGTATTGATCAGACCCGTTTGTCTTCTAAAGTGAAAGGTCAATTAAAACAAAAGCGTATTGTGATGTCGGGTGACGTGGTGAAAATACTCGTACAAAACGATATTGAAGGCAGTCACTTCCATAAAGTCTGCAACGGTAGTTTAGTGCAGGCCATGCAACGTTGCGGTTTTAATGTACAAAAGGTCATTTTTGAAACAGATGAAGGGCGACATGATGATGACTTAGCCTCTTTAGAAGCACATATTCAGGAAGAGGATGAACAAAGTGCACGTGAGGCGACAGCTAAAATTGAAAAAATGAAAGAACAACGCACGCAACAACAAGACGGAATCACTGTTGAACGTTGTCAAATCGGCAAACCCATTCAGATTGAGCAGGTACGCCCTATTGAATCAATTATTGAAGAAGAGTTTAAAGTGGCGATTGAAGGTGTTATTTTCGATATCAACTTAAAAGAGTTGAAAAGTGGTCGTCACATCGTTGAACTTAAAGTTACAGACTATACTGATTCGCTCGTACTAAAAATGTTTACGCGTAAAAATAAAGACGATTTAGAGCATTTTAAATCGTTAAAAGAAGGTACATGGATTCGTGCACAAGGTCGAATTGAAGAAGACATGTTCATTCGCGATTTAGTGATGATGATGACGGATATAGAAGCAATCAAAAAAACACCTAAAATGGATAAGGCGAAAGAAAAGCGTGTTGAATTCCACCTACATACAACGATGAGTCAAATGGATGGCGTCACGCATATCGGTGATTATGTGGCTCAAGCGGCACAATGGGGGCATGAAGCCATCGCAGTTACAGACCATAATGTTGTACAAGCATATCCTGACGCGCATGCCGCTGCTGAGAAGCACGGGATTAAAATGATTTATGGTATGGAAGGTATGCTTGTCGATGACGGTGTCCCTATTGCATATCATCCGACTGATGTAGCATTACAAGATGCAACATATGTCGTCTTCGATGTTGAAACGACGGGGTTATCGAACCAATACGACAAAATTATCGAATTAGCGGCCGTTAAATTAAAAAATGGTGAAATTATAGACAAATTCGAACGTTTTAGTAATCCACATGAGAAGTTAACGGAGACGATAAAAAATTTAACGCATATTTCTGATGATATGTTAAAAGATGCACCTGAGATTGAGACCGTGTTAACGGAATTTAAAGCATGGGTTGGAGATGCGATTTTTGTCGCACATAATGCGTCATTTGATATGGGTTTTATTGATACAGGCTATGAAAGATTAGGTTTTGGTCCATCCACAAACGGCGTCATTGACACGCTTGAACTCTCTCGTACGATTAATACGAGCTATGGCAAGCATGGTTTAAGCTTTTTAGCTAAAAAATATGGCGTCGAGTTAACGCAACATCACCGTGCGATTTATGATACTGAAACAACAGCATATATTTTTATGAAAATGTTAGCGCAATTAAAAGCATTAGATGTCCACAATCATCAAGAGATTAATCAAAAATTATCGAACGAAGATGCATACAAAAGAGCGCGTCCACAACACGTGACAATTATTGTTCAAAATCAAACGGGCTTGAAAAATTTATTCAAAATTGTCAGTGCATCACTCGTGAAATACTACTATCGTACACCTAGAATTCCGAGATCTGTATTAGATGCACATCGAGAAGGTTTACTGATAGGGACGGCGTGTGATGAAGGAGAAGTCTTCACAGCGGTTATGCAACGGGATCAGTCAGAAGTTGAACGCATTGCCAAATATTATGACTATATTGAAATTCAACCGCCGGCCTTATACCAAGACTTACTTGACCGGGAGTTAATTCGTGATCATGCCACATTACTCGAGATTTATGAACGGATTTTAAAAGTAGGTGAAACGAATCAAATCCCTGTGATTGCTACGGGAAATGCACATTATTTACATGAGCATGACGGCATTGCTCGACGTATTTTAATTGCATCTCAACCGGGGAATCCACTGAATCGTTCGACACTCCCTGAAGCACATTTTAGAACGACAGATGAAATGTTAGATGCGTTCCATTTTTTAGGTGAGGCACGCGCGCATCAAATCGTTGTTGAAAATACACGCGCATTAGCAGATCGTATTGATCAAGTTGTTCCAATCAAAGATAAGCTTTATACACCAAATATGGACGGCGCAAATGAAGAAATCCGTGAAATGAGTTATCGAAATGCGAAACAATTGTACGGTGAGGATTTACCACAAATTGTTATCGATCGGTTAGAAAAAGAATTAGAAAGTATTATCGGCAATGGATTTGCTGTTATTTACTTAATTTCACAACGGTTGGTTAAAAAATCACTGGAAGATGGTTATCTTGTTGGTTCTCGAGGATCAGTCGGTTCGAGCTTTGTTGCGACAATGACCGAGATTACAGAAGTGAACCCGCTACCGCCACATTATATTTGTCCAAAATGTAAAAAAAGCGAATTTTTTAATGATGGATCAGTCGGTTCTGGTTTTGATTTGCCTGACAAAGTGTGTGAATGTGGTACAGAAATGATTAAAGAAGGGCAGGACATTCCGTTTGAAACGTTTCTTGGCTTTAAAGGGGATAAAGTGCCAGATATTGATTTAAACTTTAGTGGTGAGTATCAACCTCAAGCACACAATTATACAAAAGTATTATTTGGTGAAGATTATGTTTACCGTGCGGGTACGATTGGTACGGTTGCTGAAAAAACAGCATTTGGTTTTGTTAAAGGGTATTTAAATGATCAAGGCATTCATAAACGAGGCGCCGAAGTGGATCGTCTAGTGAAAGGATGTACAGGCGTTAAGCGTACCACTGGACAGCATCCTGGAGGCATTATCGTTGTACCGGATTATATGGATATCTTTGATTTCACACCGATTCAATACCCGGCTGATGCTCAAAATTCAAGTTGGATGACGACACATTTTGATTTCCATTCGATTCATGACAATGTATTAAAACTGGACATTCTCGGACACGATGATCCTACAATGATCCGGATGCTACAAGATTTATCTGGCATCGATCCTAAAACAATCCCTGTGGATGACAAAAAGACAATGGGGATATTTAGTTCGCCCGAAGCATTAGGTGTGACAGAAGAGGAAATTATGTCAAAAACAGGTACATTTGGTGTCCCTGAGTTTGGTACGGGGTTTGTTCGACAAATGTTAGAAGATACAAAACCAACGACTTTTTCAGAGCTCGTTCAAATTTCAGGTCTATCACACGGAACGGATGTATGGTTGGGTAATGCGCAAGAACTGGTTCGTAATGGTATTTGTACACTATCCAGTTGTATCGGTTGTCGTGATGATATTATGGTGTATTTAATGTACGCTGGTTTAGAGCCATCTGTTGCATTTAAAATTATGGAAGCGGTTCGTAAAGGTAAAGGACTTACTGAAGAATTTGAAGCGGTCATGAAAGAAAACAATGTACCGGATTGGTATATGGATTCTTGTAAAAAAATTAAATATATGTTCCCAAAAGCACATGCCGCGGCATATGTGTTAATGGCAGTTCGTATTGCGTATTTTAAAGTGCATCATCCGCTCTATTATTACGCGAGTTATTTCACAGTGAGAGCCTCAGACTTTGATTTAATGACCATGGTTAAAGATAAAGAAAGTATCCGAGCTACAGTGAAAGACATGTATGCTCGACACATGGATTTAGGAAAGAAAGAAAAAGATGTCTTGACTGTGTTAGAAATTATGAATGAAATGGCGCATCGAGGTTATCGTATGCAACCTGTTCATTTAGAAAAGAGTCAAGCCTATGAATTTATTATAGAAGGCGATACATTAATCCCTCCATTTGTAGCAGTGCCAGGGCTGGGTGAGAACGTAGCAAAACGTATTGTAGAAGCACGTGAAGAAGGTCCATTCTTATCTAAAGAAGATTTAAATAAAAAGGCGGGCGTCTCTCAAAAAATCATTGAATATCTTGATGATTTAGGCTCGTTACCGCATATGCCAGATAAAGCGCAACTGTCTATTTTTGATATGTAG
- the dxr gene encoding 1-deoxy-D-xylulose-5-phosphate reductoisomerase, protein MKNIAILGASGSIGQQAIDVIERHPESFNLIAFTVGKNIDFAKEVIRKFNPEIVAVQNESDVESLTAYHPNIVSGHAGLIEVATYGNSDLVLNALIGSVGLEPTMKAIEAGKDIALANKETLVVAGELVMAHARQYGVHILPVDSEHAAIFQCLNGEALHKVKNVVITASGGSFRDLTREQLATVTVEDALNHPNWSMGDKITIDSATMMNKGFEVIEAKWLFDLEIDQIQTVLHKESIIHSMVEFIDTSVMAQLGTPDMRMPIQYAFTYPDRIEHRAPSLNLAEVAQLNFKPMDFERYRCLKYAYEALRIGGTMPVVLNAVNEVAVAKFLNHEIAFLDIERMIEREMSAHRAIQNPTLEQILELDSYYKSKEYEV, encoded by the coding sequence ATGAAAAACATCGCAATATTAGGTGCTTCAGGTTCTATTGGACAACAAGCCATTGATGTCATTGAACGCCATCCAGAATCATTTAATTTAATTGCTTTCACGGTAGGTAAAAATATTGATTTTGCAAAAGAAGTCATTCGTAAATTTAACCCTGAAATTGTTGCTGTTCAAAATGAAAGTGATGTTGAATCATTAACAGCGTACCATCCCAATATTGTGAGTGGTCACGCAGGGTTAATCGAGGTTGCAACATATGGCAACAGTGATTTAGTACTTAATGCTTTGATCGGAAGTGTTGGCCTGGAACCGACTATGAAAGCGATTGAAGCAGGTAAAGATATTGCATTAGCCAATAAAGAGACCTTAGTTGTTGCGGGGGAACTGGTGATGGCACATGCGCGCCAATACGGGGTTCATATTTTACCAGTTGATTCTGAACATGCTGCCATTTTCCAATGTTTAAATGGTGAAGCGTTACACAAAGTTAAAAACGTTGTTATCACAGCGAGTGGTGGCTCATTTCGTGATTTGACACGAGAACAATTAGCAACAGTGACGGTGGAAGATGCCTTAAATCATCCAAATTGGTCTATGGGGGATAAAATAACTATTGATTCCGCGACAATGATGAATAAAGGATTTGAAGTGATTGAAGCCAAATGGTTGTTTGATTTAGAGATTGATCAAATACAAACGGTTTTACATAAAGAGAGCATTATTCATTCAATGGTTGAATTTATTGATACAAGTGTGATGGCACAATTGGGCACACCTGATATGCGGATGCCAATCCAATATGCATTTACGTATCCGGACCGTATCGAACATCGAGCGCCTTCGCTCAACCTTGCAGAAGTGGCACAATTGAATTTCAAACCAATGGACTTTGAGCGCTATCGTTGTTTAAAATATGCATATGAAGCGTTGAGAATTGGGGGGACAATGCCGGTGGTGCTTAACGCGGTTAATGAAGTTGCAGTCGCTAAGTTTTTAAATCATGAAATCGCTTTTTTAGACATTGAGCGAATGATAGAACGAGAAATGTCGGCACATCGCGCGATTCAAAATCCAACGCTAGAACAAATTTTAGAATTAGATTCCTATTATAAATCAAAAGAATATGAGGTGTAA